One genomic segment of Virgibacillus doumboii includes these proteins:
- a CDS encoding cytochrome c oxidase subunit II — MHRLEEIWLALSAGILVVFMVVVGYQAFALGMGPPSHKETIDPQKVDQTAPFTDPGVKEVGENRYEVVMTMQAFGFNPSNIEVPAGAEVTFIMTSKDVTHGFQVAGTNINAMVMPGHIQEITHTFDEPGNYLVLCNEYCGTGHQLMSTTITVK, encoded by the coding sequence ATGCATCGTTTGGAAGAGATTTGGCTTGCATTAAGTGCTGGTATATTAGTTGTTTTTATGGTTGTAGTTGGTTATCAGGCATTTGCACTTGGAATGGGGCCACCAAGTCATAAGGAAACGATCGATCCACAGAAGGTAGATCAGACAGCTCCATTTACTGACCCCGGTGTAAAAGAGGTTGGTGAAAACAGGTATGAAGTAGTGATGACCATGCAGGCATTCGGCTTTAATCCAAGTAATATCGAGGTTCCGGCCGGGGCAGAAGTCACGTTTATTATGACATCCAAAGACGTTACACATGGATTTCAGGTAGCCGGAACAAACATCAATGCGATGGTAATGCCGGGACATATCCAGGAAATCACCCACACATTTGATGAACCCGGAAATTACCTGGTGTTATGTAATGAATATTGCGGTACAGGGCATCAACTGATGTCAACAACGATTACAGTGAAGTAA
- a CDS encoding cytochrome c oxidase subunit 2A — MGSVKTNTPKDSNDEKSLKGTFASVLVVAAIIVVMWIGVFWLYMERV, encoded by the coding sequence ATGGGTTCAGTAAAAACGAATACTCCAAAAGATTCAAATGATGAAAAGTCGCTAAAGGGAACATTTGCGTCAGTTTTGGTTGTGGCAGCTATTATTGTCGTAATGTGGATTGGCGTGTTTTGGCTATACATGGAACGAGTTTAA
- the addA gene encoding helicase-exonuclease AddAB subunit AddA, with protein MVSWTKEQEQAIYTDGSDILVAAAAGSGKTAVLVERIIQKLIKKENPVDIDSLLVVTFTNAAAQEMRNRVGLALEEALAENPESAHLKKQLSLLQRASISTLHSFCLEVVKQYAYLLDIDPAFRIANDMEADLIKQEVIDDLFEEWYGKEGEEQGHFFAVVDRFSSDRSDTDVESLVLDLYTFAVQNPWPDMWLDQLADVYDIPEDWKEEELPLLSIIKREVKSQLEAMQQEINLALDLTRESDGPYHYADAIDADAENLQNALAHLNSWDDLQAFMASSSFATLSRKKVDCDDAKKDKVKKLRDGYKKRWNDMKEGWFSRNLENHVADMQELAPVIRQLTELVKQFKEQFTEQKRERAIVDFSDLEHYCLELLTDESSTVEHVVPSRVAEGLKKQFSELLVDEYQDTNLVQETILTLISDQEGPGNMFMVGDVKQSIYRFRHAEPTLFIQKYKRFADDEIPAKRVDLASNFRSREHVLSGANYIFRQILDEDLGEIDYDQDAELIYANKMYDTLPLTEPEPELLIIDREAPEEKEDISPEEEDFQDLEKAQLEARAYAEKIKSWIGQKENNPLQVYDKTTDTQREIQYRDIVILMRSMTWAPTIVDELKKQDIPVYAELSTGYFEAIEVKIMLSLLKVVDNPRQDIPLASVLKSPIVGLDEEELALVRLADKQGSYYDALKAFNRQNTGDTAVKVNNFLEKLEHYRLASRQGALSELIWQIYRETGYYDFVGGMPGGRQRQANLRALYDRACGYETTSFRGLFRFLRFIERMEERGDDLGSARALSEQEDVVRIMTIHKSKGLEFPAVILGAMDKQFNLQDLKQRYLLHKDLGFASKYIDPVKRITYPTLYYHALQKEKQRELLAEEMRVLYVALTRAKEKLVMVGNVASFEKKQQKWQKMIDHTEWILPAHFRVESKTYLDWVGPALIRHQANDVLRTEEVDDKVLEAIRIDPSEWNVSVIHGSSLTNLDEEAKQTELERKENIIDWKPLELDDSELDQMVENRLDYTYPFREAATTRAKQTVTEIKRQREMKDEYSGDQLVQTFHAPIVKRPVFMQKQQSITAAERGTAMHTVMQHIPLSKPMDNGEIEEFVESLVEREILTKQEAEVIDIDAVEQFFTTPIARLVMDASVVYREVPFSLSLSAKEVYANWSSDTDEQVLVQGVIDCVIPAEDGWLILDYKTDAITEEVTDRVKETLLKRYEVQMKLYKHAIEHIWHESVKKTHLYFFAKQLVLEI; from the coding sequence ATGGTTAGTTGGACGAAGGAACAGGAACAGGCAATCTATACCGATGGCAGTGATATTCTCGTGGCAGCGGCTGCCGGTTCCGGAAAAACAGCAGTGCTTGTCGAGCGGATTATTCAGAAGTTAATCAAGAAAGAAAATCCGGTAGATATTGATTCTCTCCTTGTCGTTACTTTTACTAATGCAGCAGCCCAGGAAATGCGGAACCGGGTTGGTCTTGCATTGGAAGAGGCCTTGGCCGAAAACCCCGAATCGGCACATTTGAAAAAGCAATTATCCTTATTGCAGCGGGCATCGATTTCAACGTTGCACTCCTTCTGCCTTGAAGTCGTAAAACAGTATGCTTACTTACTTGATATCGATCCTGCCTTCCGTATTGCGAATGATATGGAGGCGGATCTGATTAAGCAGGAAGTGATTGATGATTTATTTGAGGAATGGTACGGAAAAGAAGGTGAAGAACAGGGACATTTTTTTGCTGTTGTCGACCGTTTTTCCAGTGACCGGAGTGACACGGACGTAGAAAGTCTTGTCCTTGACTTGTATACCTTTGCCGTACAAAACCCGTGGCCCGACATGTGGCTTGATCAGCTGGCAGATGTTTATGATATCCCGGAAGATTGGAAAGAAGAAGAACTTCCATTGCTGTCAATTATCAAACGCGAGGTTAAAAGCCAGCTCGAAGCGATGCAGCAGGAGATTAATCTGGCATTGGACCTGACCAGGGAAAGTGATGGTCCATACCATTATGCCGATGCAATTGATGCTGATGCAGAGAACTTACAAAACGCACTGGCCCATTTGAATTCATGGGATGATTTGCAAGCCTTTATGGCAAGTAGTTCCTTTGCGACTCTTTCCCGAAAAAAAGTCGATTGTGACGATGCTAAAAAAGATAAGGTAAAAAAGCTGCGTGACGGTTATAAAAAGCGATGGAACGATATGAAAGAAGGATGGTTCAGCCGTAATCTGGAAAATCACGTTGCCGATATGCAGGAATTGGCTCCTGTCATCAGGCAATTAACGGAACTTGTGAAGCAGTTTAAAGAGCAATTTACCGAACAGAAACGTGAACGGGCAATTGTGGACTTTTCAGATCTTGAGCACTATTGCCTGGAATTGCTGACAGATGAATCGTCAACTGTTGAACACGTAGTACCTTCCCGTGTAGCAGAAGGTCTGAAAAAACAATTCAGTGAGCTGCTGGTTGACGAATATCAGGACACGAATCTTGTTCAGGAAACGATTTTGACGCTGATCAGTGATCAGGAAGGGCCTGGGAACATGTTCATGGTTGGCGATGTGAAGCAGAGTATTTACCGTTTCCGCCATGCTGAACCAACGTTATTTATTCAGAAGTATAAGCGTTTTGCTGATGACGAAATTCCGGCTAAACGTGTTGATCTGGCAAGTAATTTCCGCAGCCGGGAACACGTTCTTTCTGGTGCCAATTATATTTTCAGGCAGATTCTTGATGAGGATCTGGGGGAAATAGACTATGATCAGGATGCTGAACTGATTTATGCAAATAAAATGTATGATACGTTGCCGCTGACTGAACCGGAACCCGAGCTGCTTATCATCGATCGTGAAGCACCGGAGGAAAAAGAAGATATATCACCGGAGGAAGAGGATTTTCAGGATCTGGAAAAAGCACAGCTGGAGGCCCGTGCCTATGCTGAGAAAATAAAAAGCTGGATTGGTCAGAAGGAAAATAATCCATTACAGGTCTATGATAAAACTACTGATACACAACGGGAAATCCAGTATCGTGATATTGTTATTTTGATGCGATCCATGACATGGGCACCAACAATTGTCGATGAATTGAAAAAGCAGGATATACCTGTATATGCCGAGCTGTCAACAGGGTATTTTGAGGCAATTGAAGTGAAAATTATGCTCAGTCTGCTTAAAGTGGTTGATAATCCAAGACAGGATATACCGTTGGCGTCTGTACTGAAGTCACCGATTGTTGGATTGGATGAGGAAGAACTGGCATTGGTTCGGTTAGCTGATAAACAAGGTTCCTACTATGATGCACTGAAAGCATTTAATCGGCAAAATACAGGTGATACAGCGGTAAAGGTCAACAACTTCCTGGAAAAACTGGAACACTATCGGTTGGCATCCAGACAAGGAGCATTATCCGAATTGATCTGGCAGATTTACCGGGAAACCGGGTATTATGACTTTGTCGGTGGTATGCCCGGCGGACGGCAGCGCCAGGCGAACTTAAGGGCGCTGTATGATCGTGCCTGTGGTTATGAAACGACTTCATTCCGCGGATTATTCCGCTTCCTGCGCTTCATTGAGCGGATGGAAGAGCGGGGAGATGATCTTGGTTCGGCACGTGCATTAAGCGAGCAGGAAGATGTTGTCCGGATTATGACGATACACAAAAGTAAAGGGCTGGAGTTTCCGGCCGTCATTCTTGGTGCAATGGATAAGCAATTTAACCTGCAGGATTTAAAACAGCGTTATTTATTGCATAAAGACCTTGGTTTTGCCAGTAAATACATTGATCCGGTCAAGCGGATCACCTACCCGACGTTATATTACCATGCCTTGCAAAAAGAAAAACAGCGTGAACTGCTGGCCGAAGAAATGCGCGTATTGTACGTTGCATTAACACGTGCAAAAGAGAAACTGGTCATGGTCGGTAATGTCGCATCATTCGAGAAGAAGCAGCAGAAATGGCAAAAGATGATTGATCATACCGAGTGGATTTTGCCCGCGCATTTCCGGGTGGAATCGAAAACGTATCTTGACTGGGTCGGTCCAGCCCTGATACGGCATCAAGCAAATGATGTGTTACGCACGGAAGAGGTTGATGATAAAGTTCTGGAAGCAATCCGAATCGATCCGTCTGAATGGAACGTTTCGGTTATACATGGAAGTTCGTTAACAAACTTGGACGAAGAAGCAAAACAAACAGAACTTGAGCGAAAAGAAAACATTATTGATTGGAAGCCGCTTGAATTGGATGACAGTGAACTGGATCAAATGGTGGAAAACCGTTTGGACTATACGTATCCATTTCGCGAGGCAGCGACAACACGTGCCAAACAGACGGTTACGGAAATTAAACGGCAGCGTGAGATGAAGGATGAGTACAGTGGTGATCAGCTTGTCCAAACATTTCATGCGCCTATCGTCAAACGACCGGTGTTTATGCAAAAACAGCAATCGATAACTGCTGCAGAACGTGGTACCGCGATGCATACTGTTATGCAGCATATACCACTGTCAAAGCCAATGGATAATGGGGAGATAGAAGAATTTGTTGAATCATTGGTTGAACGGGAGATTCTTACAAAGCAGGAAGCGGAAGTAATTGATATCGATGCTGTTGAGCAATTCTTTACAACACCGATTGCCCGACTGGTTATGGATGCTTCTGTTGTATATCGCGAGGTACCGTTTAGTCTTTCCCTTTCTGCAAAAGAAGTCTATGCCAACTGGTCAAGTGATACGGATGAACAAGTACTTGTTCAAGGTGTGATTGACTGTGTTATCCCTGCAGAAGATGGCTGGTTAATCCTGGACTATAAAACAGATGCAATAACAGAAGAAGTTACCGACCGTGTAAAAGAAACGCTTCTGAAACGCTACGAAGTGCAAATGAAACTTTATAAACATGCCATTGAACATATTTGGCATGAGTCAGTGAAAAAGACGCATCTTTATTTCTTTGCCAAACAACTGGTGCTGGAAATTTAA
- the addB gene encoding helicase-exonuclease AddAB subunit AddB — MGIRFLLGRSGTGKSGRTLDEIKEKLSDNPQGPPIFYIVPDQMTFQQEYEMFNTKDIHGSIRAQVVSFSRLAWRILQETGGGTRQFISSVGIQMMLRKIIEEKESEWKVFQKALEKQGFLEQLEKMITEFKRYRITPDMLHMQIEQMNQFVHKESGEVALTNKLNDLSYIYENLVHALQGKYIDSEDQLQLLAEKIKDATLLEDAEIYIDGFHRFSPKELLVVEALMKKCKSVTIALTTDAADADDFSELDLFYQTKETHQTLQAIAEENLINIDETIILDPANGRFKEKPYFAHLEQNFDKRPAPVFNGKVPMQIAEAVHPRAEVEGAAQEILRLVREENYRYQDIAVFIRQTDMYHDLINTIFSDYDIPVFIDEKRTMLNHSLIEFIRSVLNIVEGNWRYDAVFRVLKTGFIPSADSKYPLNNDAIDELENYILEYGIRSRERWIGDEQWHFQRFRGFDRSAQTDKEKETQKRINAYRNQVVQALQEFDQEIRNAGTVRELCETVYLLLERLNVPERLEQMREMYDAEGQIEKAREQEQVWSSIIQLFDEMVELAGDESMTLETFRTTIEAGFDSLTFAHVPPSMDHCIVGTIDRSRISGIKCSFLLGVNDGVWPMKPASDGMINEQERELLADNGLQLAESSTRQLLDDSFYMYIAFTSASDYLWISYPLSDEEGKSKMPSQMINRMEDLFPACSDHILLQDPEELIEADRFITTPMKTRAALTAQLARSRKGYPVKPIWWHVLNWYIESHPKFSTTYTILQSLYYQNRPKNLTKETTEQLYPKQVNASVSRLESYYRCSYQHFAKYSLKLDERKTYKLDAPDIGQLFHEALKKITEWIQAEGKDFSQLSKGDSSGYAQKAVDNLAPILQHQILHSSNRYKYIQKKLQEVIARATYVLSEQARQSEFSPVGLELGFGDNQTLQPVTLPLPNGFELKLRGRIDRVDKALDNESLFLRIIDYKSSAKGLNLVEVYYGLALQMLTYLNVVLTQSEKWLGVKATPAGVLYFHVHNPMVSGKLKMSDDEIEKEIFKKYKMQGLLLSNEQIVKLMDTSLESGSSQVIPAGMKKNGEFQKYSKVADNETFSSLQQHINHLMMQAGIDMTSGGVHLNPYQHKQNIACTYCPFLSVCQFDPILEENNYRKLTDMKDDEILEKLRHKEGK; from the coding sequence ATGGGGATTCGTTTTTTGTTAGGCAGATCCGGAACCGGAAAAAGTGGACGCACGTTGGACGAAATAAAAGAAAAATTATCCGATAATCCACAGGGTCCGCCAATATTTTATATCGTTCCAGACCAAATGACCTTTCAGCAGGAATATGAAATGTTTAATACAAAGGACATCCATGGAAGCATCCGCGCCCAGGTTGTAAGCTTTTCGCGGCTCGCATGGCGTATCTTACAGGAAACCGGCGGGGGAACAAGACAGTTTATCAGTTCTGTCGGAATCCAGATGATGCTCCGGAAAATCATCGAAGAAAAAGAATCCGAATGGAAAGTCTTCCAAAAAGCGTTGGAAAAACAGGGCTTTCTGGAACAACTGGAAAAAATGATAACCGAATTTAAACGCTATCGAATCACCCCCGACATGCTGCACATGCAAATCGAGCAGATGAACCAGTTTGTTCATAAAGAGTCCGGTGAAGTTGCACTGACAAACAAGTTGAACGACTTGTCGTACATATACGAGAATCTGGTCCATGCCCTGCAAGGTAAATATATTGATAGTGAGGATCAATTGCAACTGCTTGCGGAAAAAATCAAAGATGCCACATTGCTTGAAGATGCTGAGATTTACATCGATGGTTTCCACCGGTTTTCTCCGAAGGAACTTCTCGTTGTAGAAGCGTTAATGAAAAAATGTAAATCAGTAACTATTGCCTTAACAACTGATGCCGCAGATGCTGATGATTTTTCTGAGTTGGATTTATTTTATCAGACGAAAGAAACGCATCAGACCCTTCAGGCAATTGCTGAAGAAAATCTGATAAACATAGATGAAACCATTATCCTTGATCCGGCGAACGGCAGATTCAAAGAAAAGCCTTATTTTGCCCACCTTGAGCAAAATTTCGATAAGCGTCCTGCACCGGTATTTAACGGGAAAGTTCCAATGCAAATAGCTGAAGCAGTACACCCAAGGGCAGAGGTTGAAGGTGCTGCTCAGGAGATTCTCCGTCTGGTAAGAGAAGAAAACTATCGATACCAGGATATTGCAGTGTTTATCCGGCAGACAGATATGTATCATGATTTGATTAATACAATTTTCAGTGATTACGATATTCCTGTTTTTATCGATGAAAAACGGACGATGCTGAATCATTCGCTGATCGAATTTATTCGTTCTGTATTAAATATTGTTGAAGGAAACTGGCGCTATGATGCAGTTTTCCGTGTTCTGAAAACCGGATTTATTCCATCGGCAGATTCCAAATACCCGCTTAATAATGATGCGATTGATGAGCTGGAAAACTATATACTCGAGTATGGAATTCGTTCGCGTGAGCGCTGGATTGGTGACGAGCAATGGCATTTTCAGCGTTTCCGGGGCTTTGACAGATCGGCGCAGACAGATAAGGAAAAAGAAACACAAAAGCGCATAAATGCCTATAGAAACCAGGTAGTTCAGGCATTGCAGGAATTTGATCAGGAAATCAGAAATGCAGGAACAGTTCGGGAATTATGTGAAACGGTATATTTATTGCTGGAACGATTGAATGTGCCAGAGCGTCTGGAGCAAATGCGGGAAATGTACGATGCGGAAGGTCAGATCGAGAAAGCCCGTGAACAGGAGCAGGTATGGAGTTCCATCATTCAACTGTTTGATGAAATGGTGGAGTTGGCGGGTGATGAATCGATGACCCTGGAAACGTTTCGGACGACGATTGAAGCGGGATTTGACTCATTGACATTTGCCCATGTGCCGCCAAGTATGGACCATTGTATAGTTGGGACGATTGACCGTTCGCGAATAAGCGGAATAAAATGTTCCTTTCTACTTGGTGTGAATGACGGTGTGTGGCCGATGAAACCAGCTTCAGATGGGATGATTAATGAACAGGAACGGGAACTGCTGGCAGATAATGGGCTGCAACTTGCAGAGAGCAGTACACGACAGTTACTTGATGATTCGTTTTATATGTATATTGCCTTCACATCCGCCAGTGATTATTTGTGGATAAGTTATCCCTTAAGTGATGAAGAAGGAAAATCAAAAATGCCTTCACAGATGATTAACCGAATGGAGGATTTATTTCCTGCATGCAGCGATCACATTTTATTGCAGGATCCTGAGGAGCTAATCGAAGCTGACCGGTTCATTACAACGCCGATGAAGACAAGAGCAGCATTGACCGCCCAATTAGCCCGCAGCCGAAAAGGGTATCCGGTTAAGCCAATCTGGTGGCATGTGTTGAACTGGTACATTGAAAGTCACCCGAAATTCAGCACTACCTATACGATTCTGCAAAGCCTGTACTACCAAAACAGGCCGAAAAACTTAACGAAGGAAACGACTGAACAATTATATCCAAAACAGGTTAATGCCAGTGTCTCGAGGCTGGAATCATATTACCGCTGTTCCTATCAGCATTTTGCAAAGTACAGTCTGAAACTGGACGAAAGAAAAACATACAAACTTGATGCACCTGATATTGGTCAGCTTTTTCATGAGGCATTGAAAAAAATTACCGAGTGGATTCAGGCTGAAGGGAAAGATTTTTCACAGTTATCCAAGGGTGACAGTTCCGGATATGCTCAGAAGGCGGTTGATAATCTTGCACCAATCCTGCAGCACCAGATTTTGCACAGTTCAAACCGCTACAAATACATTCAGAAAAAACTGCAGGAAGTTATTGCCCGGGCAACATACGTGTTAAGTGAGCAGGCAAGGCAAAGTGAGTTTTCACCGGTCGGATTGGAACTTGGCTTTGGTGATAATCAGACACTGCAGCCCGTTACACTGCCATTGCCAAATGGATTTGAATTAAAGTTACGGGGGCGAATTGATCGGGTTGATAAAGCGCTCGATAACGAGTCATTATTTCTGCGTATAATTGATTACAAATCAAGTGCAAAAGGGTTGAATCTTGTTGAGGTTTATTATGGGCTGGCATTACAGATGCTTACCTATCTGAATGTTGTCCTGACGCAATCGGAAAAATGGCTTGGTGTGAAGGCAACGCCAGCCGGAGTGCTTTATTTCCACGTGCATAATCCAATGGTTTCCGGAAAGCTGAAAATGTCCGATGATGAAATCGAAAAAGAAATCTTTAAAAAGTATAAAATGCAGGGTTTATTACTATCAAACGAACAAATCGTCAAATTGATGGATACCTCATTGGAGTCTGGATCCAGTCAGGTGATACCGGCAGGAATGAAAAAGAATGGTGAATTTCAAAAGTATTCCAAGGTTGCAGACAATGAGACGTTTTCAAGCCTGCAGCAGCATATTAATCACCTCATGATGCAGGCGGGAATCGATATGACGAGCGGTGGCGTACATTTGAACCCATATCAGCATAAACAAAATATCGCCTGTACGTATTGTCCATTCCTGTCTGTCTGTCAATTTGACCCGATTTTAGAGGAAAATAACTACCGTAAACTTACTGATATGAAAGATGATGAAATACTCGAAAAGCTTAGGCACAAGGAGGGAAAGTAA
- the lepB gene encoding signal peptidase I: MKKGYVRKIIPVVLLAIALAFVFRSFIFASYVVDGESMEPTLYDGNLLMVNKVVYDLTDVDRFDVIVFHANSKDDYVKRVIGLPGDEIEYKGDKLYINGEYVEEEFLEPLKNMDDMGPYTNDFTLEETTGKKKVPEGKLFVLGDNREDSLDSREFGFVSIEQLVGKVDVKYWPVSEVKLTFGN; this comes from the coding sequence ATGAAAAAAGGATATGTACGAAAAATAATCCCGGTTGTTTTACTGGCAATAGCACTGGCATTTGTTTTTCGGTCATTTATATTTGCCAGTTATGTAGTAGATGGCGAGTCGATGGAACCGACCCTTTATGATGGAAACTTACTGATGGTAAATAAAGTTGTATATGATTTAACAGATGTTGACCGCTTTGATGTTATCGTGTTTCACGCCAACTCAAAGGACGATTATGTAAAACGTGTGATCGGGCTTCCCGGCGATGAAATTGAATATAAAGGTGATAAACTTTATATAAATGGAGAGTACGTGGAAGAAGAATTTCTGGAGCCACTTAAAAACATGGACGACATGGGACCATACACAAACGATTTCACATTGGAGGAAACAACAGGAAAAAAGAAAGTCCCTGAAGGTAAATTGTTTGTACTGGGCGATAATCGTGAGGATAGTCTGGATAGCCGGGAATTCGGCTTTGTCTCAATTGAACAGCTTGTTGGAAAAGTTGATGTCAAATACTGGCCCGTTTCCGAGGTAAAACTAACCTTTGGCAATTAG
- a CDS encoding TVP38/TMEM64 family protein, with protein sequence MYLLTLSIANWKVLLEEDKLDDYIMQLLNQYESLGPLPGILLPFIEAFLPFLPLVVFVLANGAAYGLLEGFLLSWAGASAGAVVVFLVVRRLGDKKVFKAVRKNKQVRKVTAWVDRHGFGPLFLLMCFPFSPSSIINLVSALSKISIQQFILAVILGKSVMIFSIAYVGSSIMSFAKEPVKTIVVGVCVVLFWLVGKYFERRIQRKALIKEISERE encoded by the coding sequence ATGTATTTATTAACCCTCAGCATAGCGAATTGGAAAGTATTACTTGAAGAAGACAAATTGGATGATTACATCATGCAATTACTGAACCAATATGAAAGTTTGGGCCCTTTACCTGGTATTCTATTGCCATTTATTGAGGCATTTCTTCCATTTTTGCCGCTGGTCGTTTTTGTACTTGCCAATGGGGCTGCATATGGATTGCTGGAGGGGTTTTTACTATCATGGGCAGGTGCGAGTGCTGGCGCTGTTGTTGTCTTTTTAGTCGTGCGCCGGCTTGGAGATAAAAAGGTATTTAAAGCAGTCCGTAAAAATAAGCAAGTGCGCAAAGTAACGGCCTGGGTGGACCGGCATGGATTTGGCCCACTGTTTCTATTAATGTGTTTTCCATTTTCACCATCATCGATTATTAATCTTGTTTCAGCCTTATCGAAAATAAGTATTCAGCAATTTATTCTGGCGGTAATACTGGGTAAATCTGTCATGATCTTTTCGATAGCATACGTCGGATCAAGTATTATGTCGTTTGCAAAAGAACCGGTAAAAACGATTGTTGTTGGCGTGTGTGTTGTATTATTCTGGCTGGTAGGAAAATATTTTGAACGCCGTATACAGCGAAAAGCATTAATAAAGGAAATTTCTGAAAGAGAGTAG
- a CDS encoding competence protein ComK, whose amino-acid sequence MLNEFYFPSHEVTPLTIAVIAQDDENGHPTTCVLEEQEEYYVQHTPSKIIDYACKFFGSSLRGRQDGTRDVCGITHKAPISIDPSSGMYFFPTTSPTNPKCSWIAHSHIDKVNKGPEHYTEVKFKNGKSVLLDVSYGSMLNQVQRTAQFRFLLDNRIKYLQKHNADMVAEPFA is encoded by the coding sequence ATGTTAAATGAATTCTATTTCCCATCACACGAAGTAACTCCCCTTACAATAGCAGTAATTGCACAGGATGATGAAAACGGACATCCCACCACGTGTGTGCTGGAAGAACAGGAAGAATATTACGTTCAGCATACCCCAAGCAAGATTATTGATTATGCATGCAAGTTTTTCGGGTCAAGCCTTCGCGGCAGGCAAGATGGAACAAGGGATGTTTGTGGTATCACACATAAGGCCCCCATTTCCATTGATCCTTCCAGCGGCATGTATTTCTTTCCTACAACATCACCGACAAACCCAAAATGTTCATGGATTGCCCATTCCCACATAGACAAAGTGAATAAAGGACCTGAACATTATACGGAAGTTAAGTTTAAAAACGGTAAATCAGTTCTTCTCGATGTTTCATACGGTTCGATGCTCAACCAGGTGCAGCGAACTGCGCAATTTCGGTTTCTATTGGATAACCGTATCAAGTATTTGCAGAAACATAATGCTGATATGGTGGCAGAGCCTTTTGCATAA